aaataggtagcaagctacctgcttcattcattaagcaaaatgaatttaGCGTACATGATGGAAGCAACTAAGGCCTCCAAACCGAGCCGGCGACAGaagaaaatacaaattcaatGCAGCGATtcttaaactatatataaaatttgcgGTGCTAGTTTAAAACATGAGTATACATTAATATGTTGCACATGTAATGTATATCCTCCTTGGCATTGAAATTTTCCCGAGAAGTGCTCTTTCTCGTATACACCTCACTTACATCTTTATTCACCAAATAAGCAAGTATATATGCGTATATTTAGTTAAAACAAACAAGTCCTTATAGTTACAAAAAATGATGAGAACCTTTAAATAGTAATGGCAATTACTAAACTTTGTCTTGCTCTGTTGGAGTTTTTCATGTAATAAATCTACAAGGAATTCACGTCTTAATTTGCTTTCCTAATTCGTGCCCTGAACTATTTATTACCTTACACTTTAAACCTAGGTCAATTTTCCATGTTCCTCATATTATTCAATGATTTTGTCAATTGCACGGCAATATGTAACTACTTTTTAGCCCGAAAATGTATGGATTTTATTAGTAATTGATGATTGATGGCTAATATATAGAGCGAGTAATCGTAGCGAAATACTCAGTTCAAatgactcaaataaaaaaaaaaaaccaaagttAAGAGGGTATATACATAGTGAGGGATCGATCTTTATACATTtgtttttttacattttttttaatgaggTAAAAAAATAACGTTACAACGTaacataattgtaaaaatattgtGATATCAccatatctttttattttatgttattttccAAATAGTCACATACCTTGTATGAGAAATATAGATGTATATACAGCACAACGTTCATGGTGCATCAAAAGATTCAAAGTTCCCCACCATCCATTCCAAGCCTTATTAGGCGTGCATGCATGGTTGCATCTCAAAATAGTGCCAAAACTAGATTCAATGCGTGACTTGAACTTTGGGGAAATACTTTGGTCCCCCTTTCGATGCACGAAATATCATCAAATATTGTTCTTCAGTAGCTTtaacaataatttaatttcacatgatatcagaatgaaagattttgaattcaaatcatATCATATTTCTAGAATATTATATGTGttacttttaattaaaacaGTAATGTTGTTTCACACTCTCTTTATAGACCGGAGATCGCGCGCGCTAGTTCATATTCACGGGCAAACCTTCATTTGATATGTCAGTATGTTAGCATAATCATTATTCCAAATTAAAcatcaaaagctaaaaaaaactTGAATGAGGAACGCcttattcttttttatgttGCCACCTCTAAATCCATCGTCCAATGCGGTGTTAGATTTGGAccgaaaaattcaaaattagaacAAATCTTTAATATTTACATGGCTCACTAAACGGTTTCAACGTGATATTATGCTACAATCCTAATCCAAGTTCAcctaattactaattaatcaCACCCCACATCTTGGAGCCAAATTCACACACACATAGATTGGATCTCGCCGTTTGGTCACAGATCATCGCGGTCCAAACCTAGCCATGTTTAGTGTAGAATGTGATAGATGGGTATCGTGCATGGGaggaaaaaaatcaataatttttcacctcgaaaattaatatgatattttttaaaaaaattaaactagttatatattatttaagaattaaaatgATTTTGGTGAGCTATTGCTTAAGAACTTATGGCCTAATTaccttaatatatataataatatcaaatatcTTGATGAACTTAAACTAAACATTAAACTCATGTAAACCACCATATTCATGATTGTTGTGATCTTGATGAATAGTATATACAAGAGGTGCTATTATTGGAccttatataattaattaaccttTATTTGAGTTTCTTTACTTTAATATGTAACCTTTGATTTTTCCAATTAAATACCTAACTAATGAGGCATTTAATTCATGTCTCTTCGGACATAATTCTTTTTCTCCTAATTTATGGGCTTCTTAATTAGCAGAATGGATTTACACGAAAAAAACTAGTCGATCGATCGATATTAGAAATCTaattgctatttttttaaaaaaaaaacattgttaAAACTTGAACAAAAACTAAAGACCAATATtgcaatttatttttgaaagtttaaaaagTTGTAAAAtactttaacaaaatatttttttgtagtatGAGCTTAAGCCATAATTTTAGATACTCACCCCGTCCGCGCGCTGATTAATTTTACAAACTTACACATATATAGGCGGTCGTATTTTATCGATAGATCGATATCAATCAAGAAATGATGATTGTGATTGTgtacaaaatcaaaaataaagtttactcatataatttcaaattttataaattattctaCGTAGAATTGTTTAGTACGTATAACATTTTCCTTGATCAATTACCATGCCCTAAATTGCCTATTAATTAAACACCTGGAAGTAAGTGGCcaacaataaatataatatgttataaacaaattaatatttacgCAAGAAATGATAATTCACTAGCTTAATTAATTGCTCTAGCATAAataggataaagataaagaaagaaaaagataaaataactaAGATGATGTAATTAAGAAAGAAATATCTTTATTTATACAATGCAAATACTTGCAAAGCATATCTTAGGTACAAATTTCACACGTACTACATATAAAAACGTCGCATCACTTTCAAAACAAGAACAGTTACTTGTAACTAAAAGAGGAGACAATCCATAAACGCGTGTTACAACGTTATGGAACGTACGTAATAACACCATGCATACAACGAGACCATGCACATAATATGGAACACAGTCCCCACGTACGGCACACGTACTTTATTTATCTAGTACGTTCTAGAAACCATagttatatatgtaaatatatttgCATGGTAGAATATATCTTTTCTTGCTTCAACAAATTCTATCAGATGTGTCTTACTGTGTTGTTTGATAGTGGTTAAGAGTGTGTCTGAGTAAGACGCATCTGATATATAATATgcattttttcattcttttaagGGCACTGGAACCCGTCGGGGACCGTTTTGCCGCAGTAGTTGATGAGCAAGCTGAGATCGATAGGGACGTTGAGGTTGATCCCCAGAATGTTTGCTTTAAGAGCCGTGCAGAGGCAGATGGCGGCCTCGAGGTCGGCGAGGCCCTGGATGAGGGTGCAGCAGGGCTTCTTCGGCGGCTGGCCGAGCTCGATGTTGATCAGGCCGTTGAGCACGTTGGCGCACACGCCGAGCTTCAGCGCGTCGATGGGGCACTTGCCGCCGCCCCCTGGAGGGCTCGGTGGCTTCGGAGTCGGGCTCGGCGGCTTCGGTGGCTTCGGCGTTGGGCTCGGGCACGAGCTGCAGCCGCAGCCGCATGCGGTGGCGGCCGCGAAGAAGGCAAGGGTGAGGGCGAGgaagagggcggcggcggaggccgtgGACTTGGTTGCCATGGCTTAGTatgaggaggtggtggtggtggtggtggtggtgg
This genomic interval from Ananas comosus cultivar F153 linkage group 8, ASM154086v1, whole genome shotgun sequence contains the following:
- the LOC109713676 gene encoding lipid transfer protein EARLI 1-like, whose amino-acid sequence is MATKSTASAAALFLALTLAFFAAATACGCGCSSCPSPTPKPPKPPSPTPKPPSPPGGGGKCPIDALKLGVCANVLNGLINIELGQPPKKPCCTLIQGLADLEAAICLCTALKANILGINLNVPIDLSLLINYCGKTVPDGFQCP